One part of the Archangium lipolyticum genome encodes these proteins:
- a CDS encoding glutamine amidotransferase, whose protein sequence is METTPFNAWKLVSLSPLPVWALVLLGVGVALGVGLAAWGVRREPSRLRRWPLWLLRAGAGLAALFFLLEPGIRNLQVARMKNRVAVLVDRSASMNFPVEPGGMTRSAQAAAFLEQAAPGLAALQDRYTVEVYGFDPELSPTSAEALAKEPARAGTSDLLSALRSVGAGAQGSKKLAGVLMVSDGADNVELAGGAVGRARAALADLGVPVSTFLVGKEALKDLAVERVKVDDFAFVRNSITVEVQVHGRGFSGQDVPVVLKQEGKVVASKTVRFESSDDVKPVGFTFTPDQTGRFVYTVSMPVYPDEAVGDNNTRSFVLKVIRDRVRVLLVVGRPSWDERFLRGLLRQDANVDLVSFYILRTMSDDPGVVSQERELSLIPFPMEEIFDTKLDTFDVVIFQNFGYTDSSLSIAQYERNLERYVHNGGALVMIGGDSVLGEGRANMPTLYESLPVEGAGPANPEAFKVRLTPEGLRHPVTAMASGGASTETAWAELPAIPGANLTRAKPGATVLMDHPFMTVDGKNAPLVAVWDYGRGRAMVVATDASWYWAFTAHKGGSPSRTYERFWGNALRWLVRDPDLTTLNVTADPPSVEPGKPVGVVVSSRTADYQPAQDAQVRVELVSVDTQKPVAVQVGQTGPDGVVRLEFAPPAPGPYKLVATAKKGETDLGKGEDAVAVRAVGPELSDASVRPELMEQIAKYTSGKAFRLPMSGLPDDVPLLDPPVVEVGRAKDRPLWDRWYYLVALVGLLGTEWFLRRRFGYV, encoded by the coding sequence ATGGAAACCACACCCTTCAATGCCTGGAAGCTCGTCAGCCTCTCGCCACTGCCCGTGTGGGCGCTGGTGCTGCTGGGGGTGGGGGTGGCGCTCGGAGTGGGGCTGGCGGCGTGGGGAGTGAGGCGCGAGCCCTCACGGCTGCGGCGCTGGCCGTTGTGGCTCCTGCGCGCGGGCGCGGGCCTGGCGGCGCTCTTCTTCCTGCTGGAGCCCGGCATCCGCAACCTGCAGGTGGCGCGGATGAAGAACCGGGTGGCGGTGCTGGTGGACCGCTCGGCGTCGATGAACTTCCCGGTGGAGCCGGGGGGCATGACGCGCTCGGCGCAGGCGGCCGCCTTCCTGGAGCAGGCGGCGCCGGGGCTGGCGGCGTTGCAGGACCGGTACACGGTGGAGGTGTACGGCTTCGACCCGGAGCTGTCGCCCACGTCGGCCGAGGCGCTGGCGAAGGAGCCGGCGCGGGCGGGGACGTCGGACCTGCTGTCGGCGCTGCGCTCGGTGGGAGCGGGGGCACAGGGCTCGAAGAAGCTGGCGGGCGTGCTGATGGTGAGCGACGGCGCGGACAACGTGGAGCTGGCGGGCGGGGCGGTGGGCCGTGCGCGCGCGGCGCTGGCGGACCTGGGCGTGCCGGTGTCGACGTTCCTCGTGGGCAAGGAGGCGTTGAAGGACCTGGCGGTGGAGCGGGTGAAGGTGGATGACTTCGCCTTCGTGCGCAACTCCATCACGGTGGAGGTGCAGGTGCACGGCCGGGGCTTCTCGGGGCAGGACGTGCCGGTGGTGCTGAAGCAGGAAGGCAAGGTGGTGGCGAGCAAGACGGTGCGCTTCGAGTCCTCGGACGACGTGAAGCCGGTGGGCTTCACGTTCACGCCGGACCAGACGGGGCGCTTCGTCTACACGGTGAGCATGCCCGTGTACCCGGACGAGGCGGTGGGGGACAACAACACGCGCTCGTTCGTGCTGAAGGTGATTCGAGACCGCGTGCGCGTGCTGCTGGTGGTGGGCCGGCCCTCGTGGGACGAGCGCTTCCTGCGGGGCCTGTTGCGCCAGGATGCGAACGTGGACCTGGTGTCCTTCTACATCTTGAGGACGATGTCGGATGATCCGGGAGTGGTGAGCCAGGAGCGCGAGCTGTCGCTGATTCCCTTCCCGATGGAGGAGATCTTCGACACGAAGCTGGACACGTTCGACGTCGTCATCTTCCAGAACTTTGGATACACGGACTCGTCGCTGTCGATTGCCCAGTACGAGCGCAACCTGGAGCGCTACGTGCACAACGGCGGGGCGCTGGTGATGATTGGCGGGGACAGCGTGCTGGGCGAGGGCCGTGCGAACATGCCCACGCTGTACGAGTCGCTGCCGGTGGAGGGCGCGGGCCCGGCGAATCCGGAGGCCTTCAAGGTGCGGCTGACGCCCGAGGGCTTGAGGCACCCGGTGACGGCGATGGCCTCGGGAGGGGCGAGCACGGAGACGGCGTGGGCGGAGCTGCCGGCGATTCCGGGAGCGAACCTGACGAGGGCGAAACCGGGGGCGACGGTGCTGATGGACCATCCGTTCATGACGGTGGACGGGAAGAACGCGCCACTGGTGGCGGTGTGGGACTACGGGCGGGGCCGGGCGATGGTGGTGGCCACGGACGCGAGCTGGTACTGGGCGTTCACGGCGCACAAGGGGGGCTCGCCGAGCCGCACGTATGAACGGTTCTGGGGCAACGCGCTGCGCTGGCTGGTGAGAGACCCGGACCTGACGACGCTGAACGTGACGGCGGATCCGCCCTCGGTGGAGCCCGGGAAGCCGGTGGGGGTGGTGGTGTCATCGAGGACGGCGGACTACCAGCCGGCGCAGGACGCGCAGGTGCGGGTGGAGCTGGTGTCGGTGGACACGCAGAAGCCGGTGGCGGTGCAGGTGGGGCAGACGGGGCCGGACGGGGTGGTGCGGCTGGAGTTCGCGCCGCCAGCGCCGGGCCCATACAAACTGGTGGCGACGGCGAAGAAGGGCGAGACGGACCTGGGGAAGGGCGAGGACGCGGTGGCGGTGCGAGCGGTGGGCCCGGAGCTGTCGGACGCCTCGGTGAGGCCGGAGCTGATGGAGCAGATCGCGAAGTACACGAGCGGCAAGGCCTTCCGGCTGCCGATGAGTGGGCTACCGGATGACGTGCCGCTGCTGGACCCACCGGTGGTGGAGGTGGGGCGGGCGAAGGACCGGCCGCTGTGGGATCGCTGGTACTACCTGGTGGCGCTGGTGGGGCTGCTGGGAACGGAGTGGTTCCTGCGCCGCCGTTTCGGGTACGTGTGA
- a CDS encoding DUF3089 domain-containing protein encodes MRNRFRIFIIATLSACTLLGVLLVMNFASIFFWSITPSTPFSEARRPAPPDYSQASAWSALPELHDLADTLPPSSPGLDQSQALVDVFYVHPTTYVGGEWNGPIDDTSLNAATDRVATLVQASAFNACCAIYAPRYRQANITALTGQVEESQAAVDLAYQDVAAAFRHWREKYNHGRPFILASHSQGTVHARRLLREAVSGTPLRHQLVAAYLIGIPMPEGALRQSLPDIPICTSPEQTGCLISWNARGAGYTERIQVREPVTDTTAASGPSLCVNPLTWRHDTEPAPRERNEGAVFLEATPPRVMPGLTGAQCKEGKLEVLLGEDLQRDFMSRLLDHTLGAGNYHPVEFQLFYMNIRRNASERVAAFLRTRATANTRSDP; translated from the coding sequence ATGCGGAACAGGTTCAGGATCTTCATCATCGCCACGCTCTCGGCATGCACCCTGCTGGGTGTGCTGCTGGTGATGAACTTCGCGTCCATCTTCTTCTGGTCGATCACCCCCAGCACTCCGTTCAGCGAAGCACGCCGCCCCGCTCCGCCCGACTACAGCCAGGCCTCCGCCTGGAGCGCACTTCCCGAGCTCCACGATCTCGCGGACACGCTCCCGCCGTCGAGCCCGGGGCTCGATCAATCCCAGGCGCTCGTGGACGTCTTCTACGTCCATCCCACCACCTATGTCGGCGGCGAGTGGAATGGCCCCATCGATGACACCTCCCTCAATGCGGCGACCGACCGGGTGGCGACGCTCGTTCAAGCGAGCGCCTTCAATGCCTGTTGCGCCATCTACGCGCCTCGCTACCGGCAGGCGAACATCACCGCCCTCACCGGACAGGTTGAGGAGAGCCAGGCCGCGGTGGACCTCGCATATCAGGACGTCGCCGCGGCGTTCCGCCACTGGCGGGAGAAATACAATCACGGACGGCCCTTCATCCTCGCATCACACAGCCAGGGGACCGTGCATGCCAGGCGCCTCCTCCGTGAAGCCGTGAGCGGGACTCCACTGCGGCACCAGCTCGTCGCCGCGTATCTCATTGGGATTCCCATGCCAGAGGGTGCGCTCCGGCAGAGCCTTCCCGACATTCCCATTTGCACGTCGCCCGAGCAGACCGGCTGTCTCATCAGCTGGAACGCACGCGGCGCTGGCTACACGGAGCGCATCCAGGTGCGGGAGCCCGTGACGGACACGACCGCCGCGTCGGGTCCCTCCCTCTGCGTGAATCCCCTGACCTGGCGGCACGACACGGAACCGGCCCCACGGGAGAGAAACGAAGGAGCCGTGTTCCTCGAAGCGACCCCACCCCGGGTGATGCCAGGACTCACCGGTGCGCAATGCAAGGAGGGGAAGCTGGAGGTCCTCCTCGGCGAAGACCTGCAGCGCGACTTCATGAGCCGGCTGCTCGACCACACGCTGGGCGCGGGCAACTACCATCCCGTGGAGTTCCAACTCTTCTACATGAACATCCGCCGCAATGCGTCCGAGCGGGTGGCGGCGTTCCTGCGCACGAGAGCCACCGCGAACACCCGGAGTGACCCGTAG
- a CDS encoding FAD-dependent oxidoreductase, which translates to MARVNKVLIVGGGIGGLSLASGLRNRGIEVELVEVKKEWTVYGVGIIQQCNVIRAMAQLGLVDRILEAGFAYENMGLYTAAGELLRMLPGARAAGPEYPANLGISRLALHQVLSTTAVEKGTTIRLGLTVEHLEQDPDGVEVLFTDGTRGRYDLVVGADGLYSKVRSMVFGKELKPRFTGQSVFRHNFPRPPEVDHLVVCYGKNHNAGLCPLSKDLMYMFLTSSEPGNPRMPEDQLAELMRERLMEFGGLLGRLREQITDPKQVVYKPMEVIFVPEPWYRGRVVLMGDAAHAMTPHLSQGAGMAVEDAVVLSELLAEVAPVEALLSRFMQRRYERCKFIVESSIQIGDWEMQGAPQTDRSALVKKMMEVTAQPI; encoded by the coding sequence ATGGCCCGTGTGAACAAGGTGTTGATTGTCGGTGGTGGGATTGGAGGCTTGTCGTTGGCTTCGGGCCTGCGCAACCGGGGCATCGAGGTCGAGCTCGTGGAGGTCAAGAAGGAGTGGACCGTCTACGGCGTTGGCATCATCCAGCAATGCAACGTCATCCGGGCCATGGCCCAGCTGGGTCTGGTCGACCGCATTCTCGAAGCGGGATTCGCGTACGAGAACATGGGCCTCTACACGGCGGCGGGCGAGCTTCTGCGGATGTTGCCCGGGGCGCGTGCGGCGGGGCCGGAGTACCCGGCCAACCTGGGCATCTCCCGGCTGGCGCTCCATCAAGTGCTCAGCACCACCGCGGTGGAGAAGGGCACCACCATCCGCTTGGGCCTCACGGTGGAGCACCTCGAGCAGGACCCCGACGGCGTGGAGGTCCTGTTCACCGATGGCACGCGGGGCCGGTATGACCTCGTCGTGGGTGCCGACGGGCTCTACTCCAAGGTCCGGAGCATGGTCTTCGGGAAGGAGCTGAAGCCGCGCTTCACGGGACAGTCGGTCTTCCGTCACAACTTCCCGCGCCCACCCGAGGTCGACCATCTGGTGGTCTGCTACGGGAAGAATCACAACGCCGGGCTCTGTCCCTTGTCCAAGGACCTGATGTACATGTTCTTGACATCCTCGGAGCCGGGCAACCCGAGGATGCCGGAGGACCAGCTCGCGGAGCTCATGAGGGAGCGCCTGATGGAGTTCGGCGGGCTCCTCGGCCGGTTGCGAGAGCAGATCACCGACCCGAAGCAGGTGGTCTACAAGCCCATGGAGGTGATCTTCGTTCCCGAGCCCTGGTACCGGGGCAGGGTGGTGCTGATGGGCGATGCGGCCCATGCGATGACGCCGCACCTCTCGCAGGGGGCGGGCATGGCCGTCGAGGACGCGGTGGTGCTCTCGGAGCTGCTCGCGGAGGTCGCTCCGGTGGAGGCGCTCCTGTCCCGATTCATGCAACGGCGCTACGAGCGCTGCAAGTTCATCGTCGAGAGCTCGATCCAGATCGGCGACTGGGAGATGCAGGGGGCGCCCCAGACCGACCGCTCCGCGCTCGTGAAGAAGATGATGGAAGTCACGGCCCAACCCATCTGA
- a CDS encoding alpha/beta fold hydrolase, which translates to MNRTRIGSWMMGIAAAVLLVGATSARAQVSIRDVWVEQEGLSFHGVYWNHGKQKTIIYIPGYGNPGSTGDSIFHREIFANYAVLSIDPLNQGLSDHATRTDLVGLMNKVILAFMKQEGIHKAYLAGHSVGALQVLAFQKAHPNRVLNKVVLLDDGQISLGEVPSIQFLPDNAFGLPAGPYSVIDLETLFFDPVSSGMTYDEYITGLTAYTYFDVTETWPAVRKALLITRDFSLPTIPLSLGVDTSAADSAFEQAAMAFESNVRHGRWVELSGSTHNMWREPASADAAAAHIASFLCP; encoded by the coding sequence ATGAATCGCACGAGAATCGGGTCATGGATGATGGGGATTGCCGCTGCCGTGCTCCTGGTGGGAGCCACTTCAGCCAGGGCACAGGTCTCCATTCGAGATGTCTGGGTCGAGCAGGAGGGACTCTCGTTCCACGGCGTGTACTGGAACCACGGCAAGCAGAAGACAATCATCTACATCCCCGGATACGGCAACCCGGGCAGCACCGGGGATTCCATCTTCCACCGGGAGATCTTCGCGAATTACGCCGTTCTCTCCATCGACCCCCTCAACCAGGGGCTGTCGGACCATGCCACCAGGACCGACCTCGTCGGCCTGATGAACAAGGTCATTCTCGCCTTCATGAAGCAGGAGGGGATCCACAAAGCATACCTCGCGGGCCACTCGGTCGGAGCGCTGCAGGTACTGGCCTTCCAGAAGGCTCATCCCAACCGGGTGCTCAACAAGGTGGTGCTCCTCGATGATGGACAGATCTCGCTCGGCGAGGTTCCGTCCATCCAGTTCCTCCCGGACAACGCCTTCGGCCTGCCCGCCGGACCCTACAGCGTGATCGACCTCGAGACCTTGTTCTTCGATCCGGTCTCCTCGGGCATGACGTACGACGAGTACATCACCGGGCTCACCGCCTATACCTACTTCGATGTGACGGAGACGTGGCCCGCGGTGCGGAAGGCGCTGCTCATCACCCGTGACTTCAGCCTGCCCACGATTCCGCTTTCCCTGGGCGTCGACACAAGTGCCGCCGATTCGGCCTTCGAACAGGCCGCGATGGCGTTCGAGAGCAACGTCCGGCATGGGCGCTGGGTCGAGCTCTCCGGGTCGACCCACAACATGTGGCGGGAACCGGCCTCGGCTGATGCCGCTGCCGCGCACATCGCCAGTTTCCTCTGCCCGTAG
- a CDS encoding N-acyl homoserine lactonase family protein: protein MSRISHLLFFMLMPVLCTACTGARSPAAGAPASAAEEPPPIRLYVLDCGRIEIKDMGFFSGSGEPTGQAGTLTVPCFLIRHPQGVFLWDTGLSDSIAQAPGADPVGNRTYVDTPLSTQLRQLGLDHQDVRYVAFSHLHADHAGNANAFTSSTWLLQRREFDWATQTPTPLGVDVTVFSAYRTAKLQLLDGDADVFGDGSVRIVQTPGHTPGHQSLVVRLPQAGTFVLSGDLCHTRENWRSHVVPHFNLSRPETLASFERVEALIQDTHGRFLVQHAPEDIRALPKFPAYLE from the coding sequence ATGTCCCGAATCTCCCACCTGCTTTTTTTCATGCTCATGCCTGTCCTTTGCACCGCGTGCACCGGGGCGAGGTCACCCGCTGCCGGCGCGCCGGCCTCCGCCGCCGAGGAGCCACCTCCGATTCGTCTCTACGTGCTCGACTGCGGTCGGATCGAAATCAAGGACATGGGGTTCTTCTCGGGCAGCGGCGAGCCCACGGGCCAGGCCGGTACGCTCACCGTTCCTTGCTTCCTGATCCGGCATCCCCAAGGCGTGTTCTTGTGGGACACGGGGCTGAGCGACTCCATTGCCCAGGCGCCCGGAGCCGACCCGGTGGGGAATCGGACCTACGTCGATACTCCGCTGAGCACTCAATTGCGGCAGCTCGGTCTCGACCACCAGGACGTGCGCTATGTCGCCTTTTCACATCTGCATGCCGACCATGCCGGCAATGCCAATGCGTTCACCTCGTCCACGTGGCTCCTCCAGCGGCGCGAGTTCGACTGGGCGACCCAGACCCCGACGCCACTCGGTGTGGATGTGACGGTGTTCTCCGCATATCGCACGGCGAAGTTGCAACTCCTCGACGGCGATGCCGATGTCTTCGGCGATGGCAGCGTGCGCATCGTTCAGACGCCCGGCCATACTCCCGGACATCAGTCGCTCGTCGTCCGGCTCCCGCAGGCGGGCACGTTCGTCCTATCAGGCGATCTCTGCCATACGCGCGAGAACTGGCGGAGCCATGTCGTGCCGCACTTCAACCTCAGCCGCCCGGAGACGCTCGCGTCCTTCGAACGGGTCGAGGCGCTCATCCAGGACACCCACGGGCGTTTCCTGGTACAGCATGCGCCGGAGGACATTCGCGCACTGCCGAAGTTCCCGGCATATCTGGAGTGA
- a CDS encoding GNAT family N-acetyltransferase translates to MGRTFTPVVVRDYRPADVDALMDLFRTAVLQVARRDYTEAQVRAWAGRMDRARWIERLKARPTFVAEVDGRIAGFSDLEPDGHIDMLFVHADHQGRGVATALFNHILARAKEAGLGRLYTEASLTARPFFERHGFTVIAAQDVPVAGEVLRNFRMERVL, encoded by the coding sequence ATGGGTCGAACCTTCACCCCCGTCGTCGTGCGCGACTACCGCCCCGCGGACGTGGACGCCCTGATGGACCTGTTCCGCACCGCGGTGCTCCAGGTGGCGCGGCGCGACTACACCGAAGCCCAGGTGCGGGCCTGGGCCGGGCGGATGGATCGGGCGCGCTGGATCGAGCGCCTGAAGGCCAGACCCACCTTCGTCGCCGAGGTGGATGGGCGGATCGCCGGCTTCAGCGACCTGGAGCCCGACGGCCACATCGACATGCTGTTCGTCCATGCGGACCATCAAGGCCGGGGCGTCGCAACGGCGCTGTTCAATCACATCCTGGCCCGTGCGAAGGAGGCGGGCCTCGGGCGCCTCTACACCGAGGCCAGCCTGACCGCCCGGCCGTTCTTCGAGCGCCACGGCTTCACCGTCATCGCGGCGCAGGACGTACCCGTCGCCGGGGAGGTGCTACGCAACTTCCGGATGGAGCGGGTCCTCTAG
- a CDS encoding DUF692 domain-containing protein yields the protein MPPRVGLNLLTDDAFREAVRPLFAEGLVAALEWDIDDSWGFSTRALPGWTERMLDLYAEEGALYGHGVWLSVLTAAWQPRQEAWIERLAQECRRRRYRHVSEHFGFTAAGPFTRSTMLPLPYCTAAVDIGRDRLERLRAATGGPVGLEVLANTLAPVDALHQGPFLDAVLTPTEGFLVLDVHNVWTQAVNTGLPPELLLETYPLECVREIHLSGGSWGRALGAGDSRPVRLDSHDGPLLSPVLSLLRRALALCPHCEVVIVERRSETLESEEVRAGWRAQYRAVVQLVAEASATPVSPVRVSASAPPPELLDTEELARYQRELVTALVEESESRVILQRLRQGIAGARLAPYLETFDPRMVELLAILASRWSAFDPARATP from the coding sequence ATGCCGCCTCGCGTGGGTCTGAATCTTCTGACCGATGACGCCTTCCGCGAGGCGGTACGGCCGCTCTTCGCCGAGGGGCTGGTCGCCGCGCTCGAGTGGGACATCGACGATTCCTGGGGATTCTCCACCAGGGCCCTCCCCGGCTGGACCGAGCGCATGCTCGACCTCTATGCGGAGGAGGGAGCCTTGTACGGCCACGGCGTGTGGCTGTCGGTGCTGACCGCCGCCTGGCAGCCTCGGCAGGAGGCGTGGATCGAGCGTCTCGCCCAGGAGTGCCGCCGCCGCCGCTACCGCCACGTCTCCGAGCACTTCGGCTTCACCGCCGCGGGGCCGTTCACCCGCAGCACCATGCTGCCCCTGCCGTATTGCACCGCCGCCGTGGACATCGGCCGCGACCGGCTCGAACGGCTGCGCGCCGCCACCGGCGGCCCCGTCGGCCTCGAGGTGCTGGCCAACACCCTCGCCCCCGTCGATGCGCTCCACCAGGGCCCGTTCCTCGATGCCGTGCTGACCCCCACCGAGGGCTTCCTGGTGCTCGACGTCCACAACGTGTGGACCCAGGCGGTCAACACCGGCCTGCCTCCAGAGCTCCTGCTCGAGACCTATCCGCTGGAGTGCGTCCGGGAAATCCACCTCTCGGGTGGGAGCTGGGGCCGCGCGCTCGGCGCCGGGGACTCCAGGCCCGTCCGGCTCGACAGTCACGACGGACCCCTCCTGTCACCCGTGCTGTCCCTGCTCCGCCGGGCGCTCGCCCTCTGCCCTCATTGCGAGGTCGTCATCGTCGAGCGGCGAAGCGAGACCCTCGAGTCAGAGGAAGTGCGCGCCGGGTGGCGCGCCCAGTACCGCGCCGTGGTCCAGCTGGTGGCCGAGGCCAGCGCAACCCCCGTCAGCCCGGTCCGTGTCTCCGCCTCCGCGCCGCCCCCCGAGCTGCTCGACACGGAGGAGCTCGCCCGGTACCAGCGCGAGCTGGTCACGGCCCTCGTCGAGGAGTCCGAGAGCCGGGTCATCCTGCAGAGGCTGCGCCAGGGCATCGCCGGCGCACGGCTCGCGCCCTACCTCGAGACCTTCGATCCGCGCATGGTCGAGCTGCTGGCCATCCTCGCGTCACGCTGGTCCGCCTTCGACCCCGCTCGAGCCACTCCCTGA
- a CDS encoding kelch repeat-containing protein yields the protein MVPLASSPPTLPVPRSSPLWPVLLTLGVLAVGCQVTPREDTAPRALAASREALTATWSPASAIKVSRAFHTTTQLRGGEVLIAGGIHVSSSGGSTLAEAELYDPATGTWSMVGSLHTARSSHAAALMPDDAVLVVGGSSGLGIFTSTERYDPPTRLWKPVRPMSMPRHQHTATTLRDGRVLVVGGWKDFQGTALDTAELYDPVSNTWSATGALSTARASHTATLLEDGSVLVAGGRDATNDLASAERYDPSTGQWAPLRPMNASRLQHTATWLTGRGQLLVTGGDPLGTSAEVYDLASDTWTPVPSLAVPRYRHTATRLADGSVLVVAGLDQSSAERFDPATRTWSPAGTLSNTRGGHGAALLPGGAVLVVGGQEVDLTLGNTELGTVRDERWRMVGTMERIRWMHAAVALSDGDVLVVGGFQWGNTGLAAAERYHPVGPGSGSWSSAGAMSTARTGMTATLLYNGKVLVTGGSNGSVLASTELYDPVTHTWTPAAPMQIGRNWHTATLLPDGRVLVVGGNASSNSNQVLASAEIYDPDLDTWTFTRPMVTARYLHRATALADGRVLVTAGNGSRLLESSAELYDPVTGRWASASAISSPRVYHTATLLLDGRVLVAGGMTSSLGLIATAELYDPGTNTWTLTAPMRQPLRGHAAEPLADGRVLVSGGVYGPGMIASSADTYDFMTERWSPTVPMNLGRNNHSLTLLQDGTVLAAGDAVSSEVFLGN from the coding sequence ATGGTCCCACTTGCCTCGAGTCCCCCCACCCTGCCCGTCCCGCGCTCCTCCCCCTTGTGGCCCGTACTCCTGACCCTGGGGGTCCTGGCCGTGGGCTGCCAGGTGACACCTCGGGAGGACACCGCGCCGCGAGCACTCGCGGCGAGCCGTGAAGCGCTGACGGCGACGTGGTCCCCCGCGAGTGCCATCAAGGTGAGCCGGGCCTTCCACACCACCACCCAGCTCCGGGGAGGCGAGGTGCTCATCGCGGGTGGAATCCATGTCTCCTCCTCGGGAGGCTCGACGCTCGCGGAGGCGGAGCTGTACGACCCGGCCACCGGCACGTGGTCCATGGTCGGTTCCCTGCACACCGCCCGCAGCTCCCATGCCGCCGCGCTGATGCCAGACGACGCCGTTCTGGTCGTGGGAGGTTCCAGCGGGTTGGGCATCTTCACCAGCACCGAGCGCTACGACCCGCCCACCCGGCTGTGGAAGCCCGTCAGGCCGATGAGCATGCCCCGGCATCAGCACACGGCGACAACGCTGCGGGATGGCCGGGTGCTGGTGGTGGGCGGCTGGAAGGATTTCCAGGGCACCGCCCTGGACACCGCCGAGTTGTACGACCCGGTCTCGAACACCTGGTCCGCGACGGGGGCGCTGAGCACCGCGCGCGCCTCCCATACCGCCACGCTGCTGGAGGACGGCTCGGTGCTCGTCGCGGGCGGCCGCGACGCGACCAACGACCTGGCCAGCGCCGAGCGCTACGATCCCTCCACCGGCCAGTGGGCTCCGCTCAGGCCCATGAACGCCTCCCGCCTGCAGCACACCGCCACCTGGCTGACCGGCCGAGGCCAGTTGCTCGTCACGGGCGGTGACCCCCTGGGCACCTCGGCCGAGGTGTACGACCTGGCGAGCGATACCTGGACGCCGGTGCCATCCCTGGCCGTGCCCCGCTACAGGCACACGGCCACGCGGCTCGCGGATGGAAGCGTGCTGGTGGTCGCGGGCCTGGACCAGTCCAGTGCCGAGCGCTTCGACCCGGCCACGCGCACCTGGAGCCCCGCGGGGACGCTGAGCAACACCCGGGGTGGACATGGCGCGGCCCTGCTTCCGGGAGGCGCGGTGTTGGTGGTGGGCGGCCAGGAGGTAGATCTCACCCTCGGCAACACCGAGCTGGGCACCGTGCGCGACGAGCGCTGGCGGATGGTGGGCACGATGGAGCGCATCCGCTGGATGCATGCCGCGGTCGCGCTCTCGGATGGCGACGTGCTCGTCGTGGGCGGCTTCCAATGGGGAAATACCGGGCTGGCGGCCGCGGAGCGCTACCATCCGGTGGGGCCCGGCTCCGGCTCCTGGTCCTCGGCCGGCGCGATGAGCACGGCTCGCACCGGCATGACCGCGACGCTGCTCTACAACGGCAAGGTACTCGTCACGGGAGGCAGCAATGGGAGCGTCCTGGCGAGCACCGAGCTCTATGATCCCGTGACCCATACCTGGACCCCGGCCGCGCCGATGCAAATCGGGCGCAACTGGCACACCGCCACCCTGCTCCCCGATGGCCGTGTGCTGGTGGTGGGTGGAAATGCCTCCAGCAACTCGAATCAGGTCCTCGCGAGCGCGGAGATCTACGATCCGGACCTGGACACCTGGACCTTCACCCGCCCGATGGTCACCGCGCGCTACCTGCACCGAGCCACGGCGCTGGCGGATGGACGGGTGCTGGTCACGGCGGGCAATGGCAGTAGACTCCTGGAGTCCAGCGCCGAGCTCTATGACCCCGTTACCGGCAGATGGGCCTCCGCCAGCGCCATTTCCAGCCCACGTGTCTACCACACGGCCACGCTGCTGCTGGACGGCAGGGTCCTGGTGGCGGGGGGGATGACGAGCTCCCTCGGCCTCATCGCCACCGCGGAGTTGTATGACCCCGGGACGAACACCTGGACACTGACAGCGCCCATGCGTCAGCCGCTCCGGGGACATGCCGCCGAGCCGCTGGCGGATGGACGCGTGCTCGTCTCGGGGGGCGTGTACGGCCCTGGGATGATCGCGTCCAGCGCGGATACCTACGACTTCATGACGGAGCGCTGGTCTCCCACCGTGCCGATGAATCTGGGTCGGAACAACCACAGCCTGACGCTCCTCCAGGATGGCACGGTGCTGGCAGCCGGAGACGCGGTCTCTAGCGAAGTCTTTCTGGGCAACTGA